Proteins encoded together in one Miscanthus floridulus cultivar M001 chromosome 16, ASM1932011v1, whole genome shotgun sequence window:
- the LOC136512523 gene encoding ABC transporter G family member 16-like, protein MAATSGHAVVVDIDEPASCGSNSDAAGMRQLQPVLPPVPYVLRFTDLSYSVKKRGGGLVGCLPSRRPSNRLASLDAPASSDTTTNGNTKTLLDGISGEAREGELFAVMGASGSGKSTLVDALAGRIARDSLHGGGATLNGEPLHGRRLRAISAYVMQDDLLYPMLTVRETLLFAAEFRLPRALSADRKRARVDALVDQLGLARAADTIIGDEGHRGVSGGERRRVSIGTDIIHDPIVLFLDEPTSGLDSASAFMVVQVLRRIAQSGSVVIMTIHQPSARILGILDRLLLLSRGRTVYAGTPAGLKPFFAEFGAPIPDNENPAEFALDTIREYERSPDGAAPIADFNVKWQHQHGSSASSAAVDKDNKLMPLELAIAESVSRGKLVAGSGGPGGGSAVMVPTFANPPWTEVWVLIKRSFTNTGRMPELFVMRLGTIMVTGFILATIFWRLDDTPKGVQERLGFFAMGMSTMFYVCADALPVFVQERHIYLRETAHNAYRRISYVLANAVVAFPPLVFLSLAFAVTTFWAVGLAGGASSFLFFVLIVLASFWAGSGFVTFLSAVVPHVMLGYTVVVAILAYFLLFSGFFINRDRIPDYWIWFHYLSLVKYPYQAVLQNEFSDASRCFSRGVEMFDGTPIGNMTEAVKLKVLEAISKTLGTNMTATTCVTTGADVLASQAVTDIGKWKCLLVTVAWGFFFRALFYVVLLVGSKNKRK, encoded by the coding sequence ATGGCGGCCACCTCCGGCCACGCCGTGGTGGTCGACATCGACGAGCCAGCCTCCTGCGGCAGCAACAGCGACGCGGCAGGCATGCGGCAGCTCCAGCCGGTGCTCCCGCCGGTGCCGTACGTGCTCCGCTTCACCGACCTCTCCTACAGCGTCAAGAAGCGCGGCGGCGGGCTGGTGGGCTGCCTCCCGTCGCGCCGGCCCAGCAACCGTCTGGCGTCCTTGGACGCGCCGGCATCATCCGACACCACCACCAACGGCAACACGAAGACTCTCCTCGACGGCATCTCCGGGGAGGCACGGGAGGGGGAGCTGTTCGCGGTCATGGGCGCGAGCGGGTCCGGCAAGTCCACCCTCGTCGACGCCCTCGCGGGGCGGATCGCGCGGGACAGCCTCCACGGCGGCGGGGCCACGCTGAACGGTGAGCCACTCCACGGGCGGCGCCTGCGCGCCATCTCTGCGTACGTGATGCAGGACGACCTGCTGTACCCGATGCTCACCGTCCGCGAGACGCTGCTGTTCGCCGCCGAGTTCCGCCTTCCCCGGGCGCTGTCGGCCGACCGCAAGCGCGCGCGCGTCGACGCGCTCGTCGACCAGCTCGGCCTCGCCCGCGCCGCTGACACCATCATCGGCGACGAGGGGCACCGCGGGGTGTCGGGAGGGGAGCGCCGCCGCGTGTCGATTGGGACGGATATCATCCATGACCCCATCGTCCTGTTCCTCGACGAGCCCACGTCTGGGTTGGACTCGGCTAGCGCGTTCATGGTGGTGCAGGTGCTCCGGCGCATCGCGCAGAGTGGGAGTGTCGTCATCATGACCATCCACCAGCCCAGCGCGCGTATCCTTGGTATACTTGACAGGCTCCTCCTGCTCTCGCGTGGACGCACCGTGTATGCCGGCACGCCGGCGGGGCTGAAGCCGTTCTTCGCGGAGTTTGGTGCGCCGATCCCGGACAACGAGAACCCCGCCGAGTTCGCGCTCGATACCATCCGTGAGTACGAGCGCAGCCCCGACGGCGCCGCCCCAATCGCCGACTTCAACGTCAAGTGGCAGCACCAGCACGGCAGCAGCGCGTCGTCCGCTGCCGTGGACAAGGACAACAAGCTGATGCCGCTGGAGCTGGCCATCGCCGAGAGCGTGTCCCGGGGGAAGCTGGTGGCCGGGAGCGGCGGGCCGGGCGGCGGGAGCGCGGTGATGGTGCCGACGTTCGCCAACCCTCCGTGGACGGAGGTGTGGGTGCTCATCAAGCGCTCCTTCACCAACACGGGGCGGATGCCGGAGCTCTTCGTGATGCGGCTCGGCACCATCATGGTGACGGGATTCATCCTGGCCACCATCTTCTGGCGGCTCGACGACACCCCCAAGGGCGTGCAGGAGCGGCTGGGCTTCTTCGCCATGGGCATGTCCACCATGTTCTACGTGTGCGCCGACGCGCTCCCCGTGTTCGTGCAGGAGCGGCACATCTACCTCCGCGAGACCGCGCACAACGCCTACCGCCGCATCTCCTACGTGCTGGCCAACGCCGTCGTCGCGTTCCCGCCGCTGGTGTTCCTGTCGCTGGCGTTCGCGGTCACCACGTTCTGggcggtggggctggccggcGGCGCCTCGTCGTTCCTCTTCTTCGTGCTCATCGTCCTGGCTTCCTTCTGGGCGGGCAGCGGCTTCGTCACCTTCCTCTCCGCGGTGGTGCCGCACGTCATGCTCGGGTACACAGTGGTCGTCGCCATCCTCGCctacttcctcctcttctccggcTTCTTTATCAACCGCGACAGGATCCCGGACTACTGGATCTGGTTCCACTACCTGTCGCTGGTCAAGTACCCGTACCAGGCGGTGCTGCAGAACGAGTTCAGCGACGCCTCCCGCTGCTTCTCGCGCGGCGTCGAGATGTTCGACGGCACGCCGATCGGGAACATgacggaggccgtcaagctcaagGTGCTGGAGGCCATCAGCAAGACACTGGGGACCAACATGACGGCCACCACCTGCGTCACCACCGGCGCCGACGTGCTGGCGTCGCAGGCCGTCACGGATATTGGGAAATGGAAGTGCCTGCTGGTGACCGTGGCGTGGGGCTTCTTCTTCAGGGCGCTCTTCTATGTGGTCTTGCTCGTTGGCAGCAAGAACAAGAGGAAGTAG